From Leptodactylus fuscus isolate aLepFus1 chromosome 11, aLepFus1.hap2, whole genome shotgun sequence, one genomic window encodes:
- the CLIC1 gene encoding chloride intracellular channel protein 1, with amino-acid sequence MSEQAEVELFVKAGSDGQTIGNCPFSQRLFMVLWLKGVTFNVTTVDMKKKPVSLKDIAPGAQPPFLMFQDDVRTDTNKIEEFLEEVLCPPKYPKLAAKNPESNTAGLDVFAKFSAYIKNPNPGMNQTLEKGLMKALRVLNNFLNTPLPDEIDENCAEEETVSRRKFLDGDELTLADCNLLPKLHIVQVVCEAYRGFKIPEEFTGIHRYLSNAYKREEFVSTCPAKAEIELAYAQVAKPLK; translated from the exons ATGTCAGAGCAGGCTGAGGTGGAGCTCTTTGTCAAG GCGGGCTCTGATGGACAGACCATTGGAAATTGCCCCTTTTCCCAGCGTCTCTTCATGGTCCTCTGGTTGAAAGGAGTCACATTCAACGTCACCACCGTGGATATGAAAAA gaAGCCAGTCAGCCTAAAGGATATCGCGCCCGGAGCTCAGCCGCCTTTCCTGATGTTCCAAGATGACGTCCGAACAGACACCAACAAGATAGAGGAATTCCTGGAAGAGGTCCTGTGTCCCCCAAA ATATCCAAAGTTGGCTGCCAAAAACCCAGAGTCTAACACAGCTGGACTCGATGTCTTTGCAAAATTCTCTGCCTACATCAAGAATCCCAACCCTGGTATGAACCAAA CTTTGGAGAAAGGTCTCATGAAGGCTCTGCGAGTCCTGAACAATTTTTTGAACACTCCTCTTCCGGACGAAATAGATGAGAACTGCGCCGAAGAAGAGACCGTGTCTCGCCGTAAGTTCCTGGATGGAGATGAGCTGACGCTAGCTGACTGCAACCTCCTCCCTAAGCTACACATAGTACAG GTGGTCTGTGAGGCGTATCGAGGCTTTAAAATCCCAGAAGAGTTCACAGGAATCCATCGCTATCTCTCAAACGCCTACAAGCGAGAAGAATTTGTTAGCACGTGCCCGGCCAAAGCGGAAATTGAACTTGCATACGCCCAGGTGGCCAAACCCCTCAAGTAA
- the LY6G6C gene encoding lymphocyte antigen 6 complex locus protein G6c yields the protein MKTLTVATTLVFLLQYGDALRCYTCLFPTLSPMDCIKFPVQCPPKERCLYSTATGKTKSFPFILHEMSCAVNSLCGISGEKSTLGINVTYHNTCCDTDLCNSAVASKLSLSLALIPLLLLFLLS from the exons ATGAAGACCCTGACTGTGGCCACGACCTTGGTCTTCCTCCTACAATATG GGGACGCTCTCCGGTGCTACACTTGCCTGTTTCCAACCCTCTCGCCAATGGATTGTATTAAGTTCCCAGTGCAATGTCCTCCTAAGGAGAGATGCCTGTACTCTACAGCCACCGGCAAAACAA AAAGCTTCCCATTTATCTTACATGAGATGAGCTGCGCCGTGAACAGTTTGTGCGGGATCAGCGGTGAGAAGAGTACGCTGGGAATCAACGTGACCTACCATAACACCTGCTGCGATACCGACCTCTGCAACTCTGCCGTTGCGTCCAAATTGTCCCTGAGCCTTGCCCTGATACCGCTACTcctgctattcctcctgtcatag